AGGCCTGGCGGACCATCAAGCGCGACTGCGCCGACGTGTGCCTCTGCGGCGGAGCCGAATCGAAGGTCAACCCGATGGGCCTGCTCCGCCAGGACCTGATCGGCCGGCTCACCCGCTCGCACAACGATTCGCCAGCTTCGGCCGTCCGGCCGTTCGACGCCAAGCGCGACGGCACGGTCATCGCCGAGGGCGGCGCCGTCGTCGTCCTGGAAGACCTCGAACACGCCAAGCGGCGAGAAGGGCGTATCTACGGCGAGATGATCGGTTTGGGCGCCGGGTTCGGCACGCATGACTTCCTGAATCCGGACCGCAACGGCGACGCCCTGGCGGTGGTCCTGGAAAAGGCCCTGGCCGACGCCCAGGTCGAGGCGTGCGACGTCGATCTGGTCGTCGCGTTCGCCTGCGGGCTGCCGGAGCACGACCGGGTCGAGGCCCAGGCCATCGCCCGCGTCCTCGGCGACGTGCCGGTCACCTCGATCAAGAGCCAGTACGGCAACAACGGGGCCGGTTCGGGCGCGTTGGACGTCGCCGCCGCGGCGCTCTGCCTGTCCGAGGGTCTCGTGCCCGGTACGGTCAACTGCGAGCAGGTGGATCCGGCGTGTCCGGTCAATGTGGTTCGCCGGACCGAGGACCGGCGGGTCAATACGTTACTGACCGTCAACTACAGTCTCAGCGGCGGGCAGTGCACCGCCCTGGTGTTCCGCCGTTGGGCCGGTTAATCCGGAATACGAGGGTTCGATTGTGAAGCGACGCGTGGTCATTACCGGAATGGGCTGCATCACTCCGTTGGGGCAGAGCATCGAGCAGGCCTGGAGCCGGCTGCTCGCCGGCGAAAGCGCCATCGATACGACGGAGCTGTTCGACGCCCGGACGTTCCCCACCACCTTCTCAGCCCAGGTCCGAGGATACGATCTTCGCGAACGACTCGGCGAGCACTATCCGCTGCACCGGCACGCGGCCCGCAACTCCGGTTTCGCCCTTGGAGCGGCGCTGCAGGCGTGGCAGTCGTCGGGGCTGGGTCGCGCCGCTGATCTGGACCGCTCCGCGGCGGGCGTCTACCTCGGTTCCGGCGAAGGCCCGGTCGACTTCGACCCCTTTATCGCCACCGCGATCGGTTCGTGGGACGCCGCTTCGGGCAAGCTCGATACCCGCAAGTGGGCCCGGATCGCCTATCGGTGCATGGACCGCCTTCGGGAACTCGAGCAGGATCCCAACATGCCGGCGGCCCACGTGGCCAAACTTCTGGACCTGCGCGGGCCGAACCTCAACTGCCTGACCGCCTGCGCGGCCAGCACCCAGGCCATCGGCGAAGCGGTCGAGCAGATCCGCTACGGCGACGCGGAGGTCATGCTCTCGGGCGGCACCCACTCAATGATCCACCCGCTCGGCGTGACCGGCTTTAACCGCCTGACCGCCCTGAGCACCCGCAACGACCAGATCAAGTCGTCCTCGCGGCCGTTCGACCGCACCCGCGACGGGTTCGTCCTGGGCGAAGGGGCGGGCATCGTGGTCCTCGAGTCGGAGGAGTTCGCCCGGAAGCGCGGGGCGACCATCCTGGCTGAGATCGCCGGCTACGGCAGCAGCGCGGATGCCTACCGGATCACCGACATCCACGAGACCGGACGCGGCGGGATCGCGGCGATGCGGGCGGCCATGGCCGACGCCGGCGTCGAGCCGGACAGCATCGACTACATCTCAGCCCACGGCACCGGCACCGTCGATAACGACAAGATCGAGACGCTGGCGGTCAAGTCCGTCTTCGGCGAGCGGGCTTACAGGGTTCCGATCAGCAGCATCAAGTCGATGATGGGCCACCTGATCGCGGCGGCTGGGGCAATCGAGGTGATCGCCTGCGTCCTGGCCCTGCGGGACCAGGTGCTGCCGCCGACAACCAACTACTGCGAGGCGGATCCGGAGTGCGACCTCGATTACGTGCCGAACCAGCCGCGAAAGGCCACGGTCAGGACGTGCCTGAGCAATTCGTTCGGTTTCGGGGGCCAGAACGATACATTGATTATCACGAATTATACTCCTTAAGTTCAGGCGAATAAGCCACGGGGACCGATAACGACGTTGATGGGTTGGACTGCGATCATGGTGTTGGGCGCCTGGATAGGCTGGGAATTCATCGTTCGCAACTGGGCGATGATGAGCATCATCGCCACGGTGGTGGCGATGGTCGCGATTCCCGCCCTCGTCCTGAGCCGCTACATCCGGATCATGCTCAACATCCTCAAGGACACGCCGCCGCCGCTGTCGATGGGACCGCTGGACTTCGACCGGATGGAGGGCCAGATCGTGCGGTTCCGGTCGTTCGACGGGACCAGCCT
This genomic window from Phycisphaerae bacterium contains:
- a CDS encoding beta-ketoacyl-[acyl-carrier-protein] synthase family protein; this encodes MAERRVVITGLGPVSPIGVGKDQFLASLRSGRVAVDGIRAFDAAEFPCRIAGEIAEFSCKDYVPKSYRKSIKVMARDIELAVVAADCAVRDSGLKTKGVSDGEITVDSTRLGVNIGAGLICPDLNELTFALASASNDGQFSLEAWGREGMNNLTPLWLLKYLPNMLACHVSIIHDAQAPSNTITCAEASSQLAIGEAWRTIKRDCADVCLCGGAESKVNPMGLLRQDLIGRLTRSHNDSPASAVRPFDAKRDGTVIAEGGAVVVLEDLEHAKRREGRIYGEMIGLGAGFGTHDFLNPDRNGDALAVVLEKALADAQVEACDVDLVVAFACGLPEHDRVEAQAIARVLGDVPVTSIKSQYGNNGAGSGALDVAAAALCLSEGLVPGTVNCEQVDPACPVNVVRRTEDRRVNTLLTVNYSLSGGQCTALVFRRWAG
- a CDS encoding beta-ketoacyl-[acyl-carrier-protein] synthase family protein, which codes for MKRRVVITGMGCITPLGQSIEQAWSRLLAGESAIDTTELFDARTFPTTFSAQVRGYDLRERLGEHYPLHRHAARNSGFALGAALQAWQSSGLGRAADLDRSAAGVYLGSGEGPVDFDPFIATAIGSWDAASGKLDTRKWARIAYRCMDRLRELEQDPNMPAAHVAKLLDLRGPNLNCLTACAASTQAIGEAVEQIRYGDAEVMLSGGTHSMIHPLGVTGFNRLTALSTRNDQIKSSSRPFDRTRDGFVLGEGAGIVVLESEEFARKRGATILAEIAGYGSSADAYRITDIHETGRGGIAAMRAAMADAGVEPDSIDYISAHGTGTVDNDKIETLAVKSVFGERAYRVPISSIKSMMGHLIAAAGAIEVIACVLALRDQVLPPTTNYCEADPECDLDYVPNQPRKATVRTCLSNSFGFGGQNDTLIITNYTP